From a single Labrys wisconsinensis genomic region:
- a CDS encoding branched-chain amino acid aminotransferase: MSVPFDQRDGFIWLDGKIVPWREAQLHVLSHGLHYGSTVFEGERAYGGAIFKSTEHSARLRRSAEILDFVVPYSVADLDAAKALVLEKNGMKDAYVRPVAWRGSEMMAVAAQHNTIHVAIGAWEWPSMFDMAAKMKGIRLDIAEYRRPDPRTAPVLSKAAGLYMICTISKHRAERNGCADALMLDWQGRVAECTGANVFFTRDGQVHTPIADCFLDGITRQTVIGLARARGLEVVERRVMPEELASFDECFLTGTAAEVTPVSQIGPHAFTPGTITRTLIEDFHAAVRPGASKAAA; the protein is encoded by the coding sequence ATGTCCGTGCCCTTCGATCAACGCGACGGTTTCATCTGGCTCGACGGCAAGATCGTGCCCTGGCGCGAGGCCCAGCTGCACGTCCTGTCGCACGGCCTGCACTATGGCAGCACCGTCTTCGAGGGCGAGCGCGCCTATGGCGGCGCGATCTTCAAGTCGACGGAGCATTCGGCCCGGCTGCGCCGCTCGGCCGAGATCCTCGACTTCGTCGTGCCCTATTCCGTGGCCGATCTGGACGCGGCCAAGGCGCTGGTGCTGGAGAAGAACGGCATGAAGGACGCCTATGTGCGTCCGGTCGCCTGGCGCGGCTCGGAGATGATGGCCGTGGCGGCCCAGCACAACACCATCCACGTCGCCATCGGCGCCTGGGAATGGCCGAGCATGTTCGACATGGCCGCCAAGATGAAGGGGATCCGGCTCGACATCGCCGAGTATCGCCGTCCCGACCCCAGGACCGCGCCGGTCCTGTCCAAGGCCGCCGGGCTCTACATGATCTGCACCATCTCCAAGCACCGGGCCGAGCGCAACGGCTGTGCCGATGCGCTGATGCTCGACTGGCAGGGGCGGGTGGCCGAGTGCACCGGCGCCAACGTGTTCTTCACCCGCGACGGCCAGGTTCACACGCCGATCGCCGACTGCTTCCTCGACGGCATCACCCGCCAGACGGTGATCGGTCTCGCCAGGGCGCGCGGGCTGGAGGTGGTCGAGCGCCGCGTCATGCCGGAGGAGCTGGCCTCCTTCGACGAGTGCTTCCTCACCGGCACGGCCGCCGAGGTGACGCCGGTCTCCCAGATCGGGCCGCACGCCTTCACGCCCGGCACCATCACCCGCACGCTGATCGAGGATTTCCACGCCGCGGTGCGGCCGGGGGCATCGAAGGCGGCCGCCTGA
- a CDS encoding ornithine decarboxylase yields MQAFATARDAALALRPDEPVYGFRPSVLKADARSFLEAFGGRTAYAVKTNGEPMILKVLAEAGIDTFDVASPAEFAAVRSVAPNAGMLYMHPVKAQSHIRLALEQYGIRTLALDHEDEVAKIVRIVRALDIPPPEVTLFVRLLTKGAAAYELSKKFGAGPAHAVELLNRIAGLGFKTGIAFHVGSQVEDPDTFERALASTAWVRSRIKTDIAELDIGGGFPAQYGVDPRKSNGAPTPTVPELMTRIAADTVEWGLDDLPIVAEPGRVIVARCLSVLVRVMLKKGQRVYINDGVWSSLSDSWTGKLLLPTRLIPDPARSRRNGSPDRIVPFRICGATCDSVDILSRPFLLPETVDTGDWIEIGHIGAYSLGLRTRFNGFYPDTFVEIATPFEEEAGVAGFAAPEMRGGH; encoded by the coding sequence ATGCAGGCTTTCGCCACCGCCCGTGACGCCGCCCTGGCGCTGCGTCCCGACGAGCCGGTCTACGGCTTCCGCCCCTCGGTGCTGAAGGCCGACGCCCGGTCCTTCCTCGAGGCCTTCGGCGGCAGGACCGCTTATGCCGTCAAGACCAACGGCGAGCCGATGATCCTCAAGGTGCTGGCCGAGGCCGGCATCGACACGTTCGACGTGGCGAGCCCGGCCGAGTTCGCGGCGGTGCGCAGCGTCGCCCCGAACGCCGGGATGCTCTACATGCATCCGGTCAAGGCCCAGTCGCATATCCGCCTGGCCCTGGAGCAATACGGCATCCGCACCCTTGCCCTCGACCACGAGGACGAGGTGGCCAAGATCGTGCGCATCGTCCGCGCGCTCGACATCCCGCCGCCGGAGGTGACGCTGTTCGTGCGCCTGCTCACCAAGGGCGCCGCGGCTTACGAATTGTCGAAGAAGTTCGGCGCCGGGCCGGCCCATGCGGTCGAGCTGCTCAACCGCATCGCCGGCCTCGGCTTCAAGACCGGCATCGCCTTCCATGTCGGCTCCCAGGTGGAGGACCCCGACACGTTCGAGCGGGCCCTCGCCTCCACCGCCTGGGTGCGTTCGCGCATCAAGACCGACATCGCCGAGCTCGACATCGGCGGCGGCTTCCCCGCCCAATACGGCGTCGATCCCAGGAAGAGCAACGGCGCGCCGACGCCGACCGTGCCGGAGCTGATGACGCGCATCGCCGCCGACACCGTCGAATGGGGCCTGGACGACCTGCCCATTGTCGCCGAGCCCGGCCGGGTGATCGTGGCGCGCTGCCTGTCGGTGCTGGTGCGGGTGATGCTGAAGAAGGGCCAGCGCGTCTATATCAACGACGGCGTCTGGTCCTCGCTCTCCGATTCCTGGACCGGCAAGCTCCTGCTGCCGACCCGCCTGATCCCCGATCCCGCCCGCAGCCGCCGCAACGGCTCGCCCGACAGGATCGTGCCCTTCCGCATCTGCGGCGCGACCTGCGATTCCGTCGACATCCTGTCTCGCCCGTTCCTGCTGCCGGAGACGGTCGACACCGGCGACTGGATCGAGATCGGCCATATCGGCGCCTATTCGCTGGGCCTGCGCACCCGCTTCAACGGCTTCTACCCCGACACGTTCGTCGAGATCGCCACGCCCTTCGAGGAGGAGGCCGGCGTCGCCGGCTTCGCCGCGCCGGAGATGCGCGGCGGGCATTAG
- a CDS encoding ribonuclease T2, which produces MRRLLASLALVLACGGALAAPRENRGAAAGDFDLYLLALSWSPGFCASGGAAKAPDQCAVGAGLGFVVHGLWPQSEQGYPSYCLPQGRYPQRRDVAAVRGVMPSEGLARYEWKKHGTCSGLPPSQYFAAIAKVYASLETPEAYRAPDQDVQVAPIDIERALSAANPGLRLDMITVDCGRGDDGGPVLQEVRICMTKDLRGFRTCPQEVQRDTCRARSITVPRVR; this is translated from the coding sequence GTGAGGCGGCTGCTCGCCAGCCTCGCTCTCGTGCTGGCCTGCGGCGGGGCGCTGGCCGCCCCGCGCGAGAACCGTGGCGCCGCGGCGGGCGATTTCGACCTCTACCTCCTGGCCCTGTCCTGGTCGCCCGGCTTCTGCGCCTCCGGCGGCGCGGCCAAGGCGCCGGACCAGTGCGCCGTCGGCGCGGGGCTCGGCTTCGTCGTGCACGGGCTCTGGCCGCAATCCGAGCAGGGCTATCCCTCCTATTGCCTGCCGCAGGGGCGCTATCCCCAGCGCCGCGACGTCGCGGCGGTGCGCGGGGTGATGCCGTCGGAGGGCCTCGCCCGCTACGAATGGAAGAAGCACGGCACCTGCTCGGGCCTGCCGCCGTCGCAATATTTCGCTGCGATCGCCAAGGTCTACGCCTCGCTGGAGACGCCGGAGGCCTATCGCGCGCCGGATCAGGACGTGCAGGTCGCGCCGATCGACATCGAGCGGGCCCTGTCGGCGGCCAATCCCGGTCTGCGCCTGGACATGATCACCGTCGATTGCGGCCGCGGCGACGACGGCGGCCCGGTGCTGCAGGAGGTGCGCATCTGCATGACCAAGGACCTGCGCGGCTTTCGCACCTGTCCCCAGGAGGTGCAGCGCGACACCTGCCGGGCACGATCGATCACTGTTCCGAGGGTACGCTGA
- a CDS encoding cupin domain-containing protein: protein MGWQRFAATGLGEPEEGAPAPDRVLAGAPRFRTWNRYESADGHVFCGVWECTPGKWRVTYDEWESCTLLEGRSVVTPDGGEPVVLGPGDTMVLEPGFAGTWEVIETTRKTYVISTRSA from the coding sequence ATGGGATGGCAGCGCTTTGCCGCAACGGGCCTCGGCGAGCCGGAGGAGGGAGCGCCGGCGCCCGATCGCGTCCTCGCCGGTGCGCCGCGCTTTCGCACCTGGAACCGCTACGAGAGCGCCGACGGGCACGTGTTCTGCGGCGTCTGGGAATGCACGCCGGGCAAATGGCGCGTCACCTACGACGAGTGGGAAAGCTGCACCCTCCTGGAGGGGCGCTCGGTGGTGACGCCGGACGGCGGCGAGCCGGTGGTGCTCGGCCCGGGCGACACGATGGTGCTCGAGCCCGGCTTCGCCGGCACCTGGGAAGTGATTGAGACCACCCGCAAGACCTACGTCATCTCCACGCGATCGGCGTAG
- a CDS encoding 23S rRNA (adenine(2030)-N(6))-methyltransferase RlmJ: MNYRHAFHAGNFADVFKHIVFSRILIHLARKDTAFRVIDTHAGAGLYDLEGEEAARTGEWIDGVGRLLERPLAAAAAALAEPWLAIVHELAGHVPRLYPGSPYLAQRLTRPQDRLTFGEARAADAGLLRETLGRDRRALVAAGDGWSLIKAQLPPPERRGVVLMDPPFEQEREFGAILDALEAGLRRWATGIYAVWYPIKGRREVDAFARRLAALPAGKVLRAEIGLYKVERIDRLNGCGMAIVNPPWHLDEDLRLLAPALAGHLAREGQGQSRVEWLRGE, translated from the coding sequence ATGAACTATCGTCACGCCTTCCATGCCGGCAATTTCGCCGATGTGTTCAAGCACATCGTGTTCAGCCGCATCCTGATTCACCTCGCCCGCAAGGATACGGCCTTCCGGGTGATCGACACCCATGCCGGCGCCGGCCTCTACGACCTCGAGGGCGAGGAGGCCGCCCGCACCGGCGAATGGATCGACGGTGTCGGCCGCCTCCTCGAGCGGCCGCTGGCGGCCGCCGCGGCCGCCCTGGCCGAGCCCTGGCTCGCCATCGTGCACGAGCTCGCCGGACATGTGCCGCGGCTCTATCCCGGGTCCCCATACCTCGCGCAGCGCCTGACGCGGCCGCAGGACCGGCTGACGTTCGGCGAGGCTCGCGCCGCCGATGCGGGACTCCTGCGCGAGACGCTCGGGCGCGACCGGCGGGCTCTTGTGGCGGCAGGGGACGGATGGAGCCTGATCAAGGCGCAGCTGCCGCCGCCCGAGCGGCGCGGCGTGGTGCTGATGGATCCGCCGTTCGAGCAGGAGCGGGAGTTCGGCGCCATTCTCGACGCGCTCGAGGCAGGGCTGCGGCGCTGGGCCACCGGCATCTACGCCGTGTGGTATCCGATCAAGGGCCGGCGCGAGGTCGATGCCTTCGCCCGCCGGCTGGCGGCGCTGCCGGCCGGCAAGGTCCTGCGGGCCGAGATCGGGCTCTACAAGGTCGAGCGAATCGACCGGCTGAACGGCTGCGGCATGGCGATCGTCAATCCGCCCTGGCACCTCGACGAGGACCTGCGTCTGCTGGCGCCGGCGCTCGCCGGGCATCTCGCCCGCGAAGGGCAGGGCCAGAGCCGGGTCGAGTGGCTCCGGGGTGAGTGA
- a CDS encoding cold-shock protein has translation MAQSGTVKFFNAQKGYGFIKPDDGGRDIFVHITAVERSGLTDLAEGQRISFDVEPDKKGKGPKAVNLVVG, from the coding sequence ATGGCGCAGAGCGGCACCGTTAAATTCTTCAATGCCCAGAAGGGCTACGGCTTCATCAAGCCGGACGATGGCGGACGGGATATCTTCGTCCACATCACAGCGGTCGAGCGGTCGGGCCTGACGGACCTGGCCGAGGGGCAGCGGATCTCCTTCGACGTGGAGCCCGACAAGAAGGGCAAGGGGCCGAAGGCGGTCAACCTGGTCGTCGGCTGA